One genomic segment of Chelonia mydas isolate rCheMyd1 chromosome 1, rCheMyd1.pri.v2, whole genome shotgun sequence includes these proteins:
- the MYF5 gene encoding myogenic factor 5, translating to MEVMDSCQFSPSEFFYDSSCISSPEGEFGEDFERGLAAFGAHKTDGPWSDEEEHVRAPTGHHQAGHCLMWACKACKRKSTTMDRRKAATMRERRRLKKVNQAFDTLKRCTTANPNQRLPKVEILRNAIRYIESLQELLREQVENYYSLPGQSCSEPTSPTSSYSDGMAECTSPAWPQRSGSFDAVYCPDLHTDKSTTLSSLDCLSSIVDRISSPSDQAALPLGDTASLPANASLESQPGTPRTPPHSRLIYHVL from the exons ATGGAGGTGATGGACAGTTGCCAGTTTTCTCCATCCGAGTTCTTCTATGACAGCTCCTGCATCTCTTCCCCTGAAGGCGAGTTCGGGGAGGATTTTGAACGGGGACTGGCCGCGTTTGGAGCCCACAAAACAGACGGCCCATGGTCCGACGAAGAGGAGCATGTCAGAGCCCCCACAGGGCACCATCAGGCCGGGCACTGCCTCATGTGGGCTTGCAAAGCCTGCAAGAGGAAGTCCACTACCATGGACCGGAGGAAGGCAGCGACCATGCGCGAGAGGAGGCGACTGAAGAAAGTGAACCAGGCTTTTGACACGCTGAAAAGGTGCACCACGGCCAACCCCAACCAAAGGCTCCCCAAAGTGGAGATCCTCAGAAACGCCATCCGGTACATCGAAAGCCTGCAGGAGCTCTTGAGAGAGCAGGTCGAAAACTACTACAGCTTGCCAGGACAGAGCTGCTCTGAACCCACCAGCCCAACTTCCAGCTACTCGGACGGGATG GCTGAATGCACCAGCCCGGCCTGGCCCCAGCGGAGCGGCAGTTTTGACGCTGTCTATTGCCCGGACCTTCACACCG ACAAAAGCACTACACTGTCCAGCTTGGACTGTTTATCCAGCATCGTGGATCGTATCTCCTCCCCCTCCGACCAAGCGGCGCTGCCGCTGGGGGACACCGCCTCCCTCCCTGCAAACGCCAGCCTCGAGTCCCAGCCAGGCACCCCTAGGACCCCTCCTCATTCCAGGCTCATCTATCACGTATTATGA